In Kutzneria kofuensis, the DNA window CCAGGGCGACGGCGAGCTGCTCGTACCGCTGCATCACCTTGGGCAGCGTGACCTTGTACTCGGACAGCGCGACGATCGGCGCCACCTGCTGCACCTTGGCGGCCAGGTCGTCCTTGATCACCCACAGGTCGGTCGGCTTGGCGCCGGTGAGGCCGGTGACCACCAGATCCGGCTTCAGCGCGGCGAACTTCTCCATGCTGAAGTCGTCCCAGGCGTTGCCGATCGACGTCTCGGCGCTCAGGTCGATGTTGCCGGCCTGGATCTCCTTCTTGCCGTCGGCGGTCTTCTGCGGCCCGAACACGCCGGTCGCGTGCACGCCGTAGTCCCACAGCGCCGCCGCCGAGCTCGCGTAGGCCACCACCCGGGTCGGTCGCTGGTCACGGGAGGCCTTCTGGCCGCGGTCGTCGGTGAACGCCCACGGGCCGCTTCCGGCCGCGTTCGCCGGTCTCTCGCCGTCGCCACACGCCGCCAGCGCCAGTGTGGCCGCCGCTCCGCCGGCAGCGACCAGGAATCCACGCCTGCTCAGGCCGGCGCCTCGAAACACGGACATGATCACCCTTCGCCGATTTAGGTTAGGCATACCTTATTTGGGAGACGGGGTGGGGACAACCGGCGGGGGCGGCGAGTTGGGCCGCCCCTTCACCGCCGACCCGACAGCTGGGCCTGTGCTCCGGGCACCGGCTCGGCCGGGTCGTGGCCGAGGTGGACCTGGCGGTTGTCGGCGTCCACGTGCACCACCCGAGGCCGGTGGTTCGGGCGCTCGGACTCCTCGACCTGGGCGTAGGTGATGATGATCACCAGGTCGCCGGGGTGCACGAGATGCGCGGCGGCCCCGTTGACGCCGATCACGCCGGAGCCGGGGGCGCCGGTGATGGCGTAGGTCTCCAGGCGGGCGCCGTTGGTGATGTCGACGACCTGGACCTTCTCCCCCTCGACGATGTCGGCGGCGGCCATCAGCTCGGCGTCGATGGTGAGGGAGCCGACGTAGTGCAGGTCGGCCTGGGTGACG includes these proteins:
- a CDS encoding ABC transporter substrate-binding protein; amino-acid sequence: MSVFRGAGLSRRGFLVAAGGAAATLALAACGDGERPANAAGSGPWAFTDDRGQKASRDQRPTRVVAYASSAAALWDYGVHATGVFGPQKTADGKKEIQAGNIDLSAETSIGNAWDDFSMEKFAALKPDLVVTGLTGAKPTDLWVIKDDLAAKVQQVAPIVALSEYKVTLPKVMQRYEQLAVALGGDANSAAITQGKADFQRASDDLRAAIKSKPGLKVLVVSSDKDNLYVCKPEFFADLSYYRDLGMDIVNGGGSDDYYETLSWEQAGKYAADLILTDSRTYALTRQQLAQIPTWAQLPAVKANQLGDWSAEPRFNPVLAAPVIQQLTAVVKNARTDITA
- the panD gene encoding aspartate 1-decarboxylase, producing MHRTLMNAKIHRATVTQADLHYVGSLTIDAELMAAADIVEGEKVQVVDITNGARLETYAITGAPGSGVIGVNGAAAHLVHPGDLVIIITYAQVEESERPNHRPRVVHVDADNRQVHLGHDPAEPVPGAQAQLSGRR